Below is a window of Tistrella mobilis DNA.
CAGGTGAACAACCCGCCGCTGCTGCCCTTCCTGCCCGCGCAGCTTCCCCGCATCGCCGCCGCCCATTCCTGCCTGTCGACCTGGTGGCAGGCGGTGCGGGGCGAGACCCCGCCGCTCAACCTCGCCTGGCATGGCGCCGCGACCGCGCAGGGCCTGGCTGCGGCCGATGCGGTGATCAGCCCCAGCCGCGCTTTCGCCGCCGCCATGACCGCGATCTACGGCCCCCTGCCCGATCTGGCGGTGGTGCCCAATGCCGCCGTGCCGGTGATGGCCGGGCAGAAGCGCCAGGTGGCGCTCGCCGCCGCCCGCTGGTGGGATCCGGCCAAGAATCTGGCCGTTCTGGATGCCGCCGCCGAAGGCGCGCTCTGGCCGGTGGAGATCGCCGGGCCGCTGGAGGGACCAGAAAGTTCGGGGCCGGGACGGGCCGGGCCGCGGCCGGTTCATGTCACCCATCTGGGCAGCCTGCCCCATCGCGCCCTCCGCGCCCGCATGGCCGAGGCCGCGATCTTCGTCTCGCTGGCGCTCTATGAACCCTTCGGCCTGTCGGTGCTGGAGGCGGCGGGCGCCGGTGCGGCGCTGGTGCTGTCCGACATCCCCACCCATCGCGAGCTTTGGGACGACTGCGCCTGTTTCGTCGACCCGCACGACCCGGAAGCGGTGCGCGGCGCCCTGGACGGCCTGATCCGCGACCCGGCGCTTCTGGGGCGCATGGGCCTTCTGGCCACCACCCGGGCCGCGACCTTCTCTCACGCCCGCCAGGCCGACGCGATGCTCGCCGTCTATGGCCGGGTGCTTGCCCGCCACACCGCCGCCAGAGGAGATGCCGCACCATGAAGGTCGTTCTGTTCACCCATTCGGTGGTCTCGT
It encodes the following:
- a CDS encoding glycosyltransferase family 4 protein; translated protein: MRTLSPPLTLVITTDAVGGVWRYALDLAGTLKGRALAVAGDVPRVVAPLLIGLGPRPSEAQRDEAREAGVALDWIDRPLDWQVDGPEALAESGRALAAAVTAAGADLVQVNNPPLLPFLPAQLPRIAAAHSCLSTWWQAVRGETPPLNLAWHGAATAQGLAAADAVISPSRAFAAAMTAIYGPLPDLAVVPNAAVPVMAGQKRQVALAAARWWDPAKNLAVLDAAAEGALWPVEIAGPLEGPESSGPGRAGPRPVHVTHLGSLPHRALRARMAEAAIFVSLALYEPFGLSVLEAAGAGAALVLSDIPTHRELWDDCACFVDPHDPEAVRGALDGLIRDPALLGRMGLLATTRAATFSHARQADAMLAVYGRVLARHTAARGDAAP